The proteins below are encoded in one region of Verrucomicrobiota bacterium:
- a CDS encoding pyridoxamine 5'-phosphate oxidase family protein translates to MRRNDRAIGIEEARSLLESAEYGVLSMAAPDGVPHGIPLNFSLAGDSIYFHCAPEGKKIDILSANSRASFCVVGKTQVLPEKFGTKYESAIATGFVEELSAEEKRQGLVLLVRKYSPDYVKEGLEYIDKLIAKTKVFRIRLESITGKART, encoded by the coding sequence ATGAGACGTAATGACAGAGCAATAGGCATCGAGGAAGCAAGAAGCCTTCTCGAATCAGCCGAATACGGCGTTCTTTCCATGGCAGCCCCAGATGGTGTGCCGCATGGGATTCCCCTGAACTTCTCGCTGGCCGGGGACAGTATTTACTTCCACTGTGCTCCGGAGGGCAAGAAGATCGATATTCTCTCAGCGAACTCGAGAGCCTCGTTTTGCGTGGTCGGCAAAACACAGGTGTTGCCCGAGAAGTTCGGCACCAAGTACGAAAGTGCCATTGCCACAGGCTTCGTCGAGGAACTCTCGGCCGAGGAGAAGCGACAGGGCCTGGTCTTGTTGGTCAGGAAGTACTCGCCCGACTACGTTAAAGAGGGGCTTGAGTACATCGATAAGCTCATCGCTAAGACCAAGGTTTTCAGGATCCGGCTGGAGTCAATCACCGGCAAGGCCCGCACATGA
- a CDS encoding metallophosphoesterase, whose protein sequence is MNASRLAIFLVIVLSVWTAMHLYVFWRVASVPFITGYISRRTLVWLAVGLWTIYPLARILGARHWHKVAAPLEFVGAIWIGLLFLALSLLLIVEVVTAGGFLWSNSAPVLRGWALVMAGVLGVIALAQGLRVPVVQDYEVRLTGLPKEREGMVLIALSDLHLGTMLGKDWLANVIQQVDALKPDVVLVVGDLVDGNVGHVEPLLPVLKTLRAPHGVWAVTGNHEFYAGLERSVQLMEAAGFTVLRDRAVEVLPGLVVAGVDDLQTPRTEANRKPFERALSGRPPGATMLLSHSPSQFETAAAAGVGLMLSGHTHNGQLWPFNYLVRLAHPLVGGRYNVEGMTVIVGRGTGTWGPRMRLWQPGEIMRIRLKSD, encoded by the coding sequence ATGAATGCCAGCCGGCTTGCCATCTTCCTGGTGATTGTCCTGAGTGTTTGGACCGCCATGCACCTGTACGTTTTCTGGCGGGTCGCCTCGGTACCGTTCATCACCGGCTACATTTCCCGCCGCACCTTGGTCTGGCTGGCCGTCGGCCTGTGGACGATTTATCCCCTGGCCCGCATTCTCGGTGCCCGGCACTGGCACAAAGTGGCGGCGCCGTTGGAGTTCGTGGGTGCCATCTGGATCGGCCTGCTATTTCTGGCGCTTTCGCTGCTGTTAATCGTCGAGGTGGTGACTGCTGGCGGTTTCCTCTGGAGCAACAGTGCGCCGGTGCTGCGTGGTTGGGCGCTGGTGATGGCGGGAGTGTTGGGTGTGATCGCGCTGGCGCAGGGATTGCGGGTGCCCGTCGTTCAAGACTATGAAGTCCGGCTGACCGGGTTGCCAAAGGAGCGGGAGGGCATGGTGCTGATCGCGCTTTCTGATCTGCATCTTGGTACCATGTTGGGCAAGGACTGGCTGGCGAACGTCATCCAACAGGTGGACGCACTGAAGCCGGACGTGGTACTGGTGGTGGGCGATTTGGTGGATGGCAACGTTGGTCATGTGGAACCACTGTTGCCGGTACTCAAAACGTTGCGCGCACCGCATGGTGTCTGGGCGGTCACCGGTAATCATGAATTTTATGCCGGACTTGAACGCAGTGTGCAGTTGATGGAAGCAGCGGGCTTTACCGTGTTACGGGACCGTGCAGTTGAAGTGCTGCCTGGCTTGGTGGTGGCTGGCGTGGACGACTTGCAAACGCCGCGCACCGAGGCAAACCGAAAACCGTTTGAACGCGCATTAAGTGGGCGCCCGCCGGGGGCCACGATGCTGCTCTCGCATTCTCCCTCGCAATTCGAGACGGCGGCAGCAGCCGGTGTGGGACTCATGCTTTCCGGTCACACGCATAATGGCCAGCTCTGGCCATTCAATTACCTGGTGAGACTGGCGCATCCACTGGTGGGCGGGCGCTATAACGTGGAGGGCATGACGGTGATCGTCGGGCGCGGCACTGGCACCTGGGGGCCGCGCATGCGCCTGTGGCAGCCCGGCGAGATCATGCGCATTCGACTGAAGTCTGACTAA
- a CDS encoding putative manganese-dependent inorganic diphosphatase, protein MNEILVIGHRNPDTDAICSAIAYAEFKRRTGMPNAIAARCGDTNDRIDFVLKTFGVPAPRFVADVSPKVRDVMRRNVVSVPPDATVAEALAIMDEDNLRALPVLDEQRRCQGLVSVFKMNQYYLPAPNRLFDSRRVRASLNAVARTTQARLAHVVEPDREEDFTLMIGAMSLDAFRTRLEKFPPEKLIIVVGDRLDVQQLAVQSRVRAIMITGGLQVDRGVLELAKRNGVSLLLSMHDSATTAMLCRAAMAVWHIVDEQMLSFSADELIAGARRRAVESDHPAFPVTNEQGEMLGVLSKSDFLKRVDRQLILVDHNELSQAVQGAAEVEIIEIIDHHRIGALTTHQPILFRNEPVGSTSTIVADCFLRHGVELPREIAGLLLAGLVSDTLNLTSPTSTPRDAEILRQLEARAGVNATAFTESLFSSGSVLTSRPPAQAVATDCKEYVERGRRFSVAQIEEIGFEQFWKRKTEVLQALLAYRQQKNYTFAALLVTDVTTQASLLLMAGEAEVLELIDYPELEPGIYELSGVVSRKKQLLPYLAHCLARLQAS, encoded by the coding sequence ATGAATGAAATATTGGTCATCGGACACCGGAATCCGGACACGGACGCCATCTGTTCCGCCATCGCTTACGCGGAATTCAAACGGCGCACCGGCATGCCCAACGCCATCGCCGCACGTTGTGGCGATACGAATGACCGGATTGATTTTGTGCTCAAGACCTTTGGCGTGCCCGCGCCACGCTTCGTAGCCGATGTCTCGCCCAAGGTGCGCGACGTGATGCGCCGGAACGTGGTCAGCGTGCCGCCGGATGCAACGGTCGCCGAGGCGCTCGCCATCATGGACGAGGACAACCTGCGCGCCCTGCCGGTGCTCGATGAGCAACGCCGCTGCCAGGGGCTGGTATCCGTGTTCAAGATGAACCAGTATTATCTACCGGCACCCAACCGGCTGTTTGATTCCCGCCGGGTCCGGGCCTCGCTGAACGCCGTGGCCCGCACCACGCAAGCCCGGCTGGCGCACGTGGTGGAGCCAGATCGCGAGGAGGATTTCACCCTGATGATCGGCGCGATGTCGCTGGACGCCTTCCGGACGCGCCTGGAGAAGTTCCCGCCGGAAAAACTGATCATCGTGGTGGGCGACCGTCTGGATGTGCAGCAACTGGCGGTGCAGTCGCGCGTGCGTGCCATCATGATCACCGGCGGCCTGCAAGTGGACCGCGGCGTGCTGGAGCTGGCGAAGCGCAACGGCGTCAGCCTCCTGCTCTCCATGCATGACTCCGCCACCACCGCCATGCTGTGCCGCGCCGCCATGGCCGTCTGGCATATTGTGGATGAGCAGATGCTCTCCTTTAGCGCGGACGAATTGATTGCCGGTGCGCGCCGGCGGGCAGTGGAGTCTGATCACCCCGCGTTTCCCGTCACGAATGAGCAGGGGGAAATGTTGGGCGTCCTTTCCAAATCGGATTTTCTCAAGAGGGTGGACCGCCAACTGATCCTGGTGGATCACAACGAGCTGTCGCAGGCCGTGCAGGGCGCGGCGGAGGTGGAGATCATCGAGATTATTGACCATCACCGCATCGGCGCGTTGACCACGCATCAGCCGATCCTGTTCCGCAATGAACCGGTGGGCTCCACCAGCACGATTGTCGCGGATTGCTTCCTGCGCCACGGCGTGGAGCTGCCCCGCGAGATTGCCGGGCTGTTGCTGGCCGGCCTGGTCTCCGACACGCTGAACCTCACCTCGCCAACTTCAACGCCCCGGGATGCGGAGATTCTCCGGCAGTTGGAAGCCCGCGCTGGCGTCAATGCCACCGCCTTTACGGAAAGCCTGTTCAGCTCCGGATCGGTGCTCACCTCGCGGCCCCCAGCCCAGGCGGTCGCCACCGACTGCAAGGAATACGTGGAGCGCGGCCGGCGCTTCAGCGTGGCGCAAATCGAGGAGATCGGCTTTGAACAATTCTGGAAACGCAAAACCGAAGTCTTGCAGGCACTGTTGGCATACCGGCAGCAAAAAAATTATACCTTCGCCGCGCTGCTGGTGACGGATGTGACCACACAAGCCTCGCTGCTGCTCATGGCGGGGGAGGCCGAGGTGCTGGAACTGATTGATTATCCGGAATTGGAGCCCGGCATTTACGAACTGTCAGGAGTGGTCTCGCGCAAGAAACAACTGCTGCCGTACCTGGCGCATTGCCTGGCCCGACTGCAAGCAAGTTAA
- a CDS encoding PQQ-binding-like beta-propeller repeat protein, producing the protein MASETEKGLPDWYSLGTENGGGEIDLATTKNIKWFAKIGSKTFGSPAVSQGKVFIGTTGAATSNATLFCFDEKNGRELGRYICPRPKDKGENWGVCSTPTIEGERLYVVTPYQEVVCLDLTAWLKPSAAAGGADTNRHIIVWQYDMAEKLHVEQHHAASCSVLVHGDFVYVCTGNGRFQNSKRPFYPLTPSLIVFNKHTGQLVARDDEQIGEQLWRGQWSSPSLATVNGKAQILFATGNGLCYGFEPVDPAAQVTPDRWITSTLRGPITYFIDIKNKEKDITGLTPAEYASKFNVLPATQKPALPLEFRYSIGVPANTPIDTIPTAQVPDVPILKKIWWFDCLPPEYRNAPFYAHQITGDGKKHPCDIISTPVFYRNRVYVAIGGDPNHGLKHSRGNLVCIDPTKPGNVTQSGKVWSCDNLNATLTTVAIADGLVFVIDEASVIHCLDADTGQKYWSYALKSDHGMLSSSLLAVDGKLFAGKSVLAVSKTLKTLGTIDADTPTYCGVPCVANGVLFTVHGKRLWAVCDKGDKMAAGSN; encoded by the coding sequence ATGGCCTCTGAAACCGAGAAGGGACTGCCGGATTGGTATTCTCTCGGGACCGAAAATGGCGGTGGCGAAATTGACCTGGCCACCACGAAAAATATCAAATGGTTCGCCAAGATCGGCAGCAAGACCTTCGGCAGCCCGGCTGTGAGCCAGGGCAAGGTATTTATCGGCACTACTGGCGCTGCGACTTCAAACGCCACATTATTTTGCTTCGATGAAAAAAACGGGCGTGAGCTGGGGCGATATATTTGCCCGCGTCCGAAAGACAAAGGTGAAAACTGGGGAGTGTGCTCGACGCCGACCATCGAGGGCGAGCGCCTCTATGTGGTGACCCCGTATCAGGAGGTGGTGTGTTTGGATCTGACCGCCTGGCTCAAACCGTCTGCCGCTGCCGGTGGGGCGGATACCAACCGGCACATTATCGTGTGGCAGTATGACATGGCGGAGAAATTACACGTCGAGCAGCATCATGCGGCCAGTTGCTCGGTTCTGGTTCATGGCGATTTTGTGTATGTTTGTACTGGCAATGGACGTTTTCAAAACTCGAAACGGCCGTTTTATCCACTGACTCCCAGTCTGATTGTATTCAACAAGCATACCGGACAACTGGTCGCGCGTGACGACGAGCAGATCGGGGAACAGTTATGGCGTGGACAGTGGTCATCGCCGTCGCTGGCCACGGTAAACGGAAAAGCCCAGATCCTGTTTGCCACCGGGAATGGTCTCTGCTATGGGTTTGAACCAGTTGATCCAGCGGCGCAGGTCACTCCCGACCGTTGGATCACGTCCACACTGCGCGGCCCGATTACTTACTTTATTGATATCAAAAATAAAGAAAAAGACATCACCGGCCTCACGCCCGCAGAATACGCCAGCAAGTTTAATGTGCTTCCCGCCACCCAAAAACCGGCGTTGCCGCTGGAATTCCGTTATTCGATCGGCGTGCCGGCCAACACGCCGATTGATACGATTCCGACCGCCCAGGTGCCGGACGTGCCGATCCTGAAGAAGATCTGGTGGTTCGACTGCCTGCCCCCGGAATACCGGAATGCGCCGTTCTACGCGCATCAGATTACCGGGGATGGCAAAAAGCATCCGTGCGATATCATTTCCACACCGGTGTTCTACCGCAACCGGGTTTACGTGGCGATCGGCGGGGACCCGAATCATGGCCTGAAGCACAGCCGGGGTAATCTTGTTTGTATTGATCCGACCAAGCCCGGCAACGTCACCCAGAGCGGCAAAGTCTGGAGTTGTGACAACCTGAATGCGACGCTGACCACCGTGGCCATCGCCGACGGGTTGGTGTTTGTCATTGACGAAGCCAGCGTCATCCACTGTCTGGATGCAGACACCGGGCAGAAATACTGGAGCTACGCCCTCAAAAGCGATCACGGCATGTTAAGTTCCTCCCTGCTAGCCGTGGATGGCAAATTGTTTGCCGGCAAGAGTGTTCTCGCGGTGAGCAAGACGCTGAAAACGCTCGGCACCATTGACGCGGACACCCCCACGTATTGCGGCGTGCCGTGCGTGGCCAATGGGGTTCTCTTTACCGTCCATGGTAAACGGTTATGGGCGGTGTGCGACAAAGGGGATAAAATGGCCGCCGGCAGCAACTGA